GCTTCCTTCGGCGTGACCTGCTGTGTCTGGGAAGCGGCCGCAGCGCTGGCCGCCGGCGCATCGGCGGCCGCGGCCGCCGAACGGGCCCGCGCCACCGCACCGACGATCGGGACGACCTTCATCATCCAAGCGCTCGACTTCGCCCGGAAGGGCGGACGACTCAGCGGCCAACTGGCCGAGGATCACGACGGGGTGATGGTGCTCGGAGGCGTGGGCGGTGTGATCGACCTGCTCGCCACCGGCCACTCGATCGACGAGCTCTGCGACCAGATGGTCGCTCCGTTCCTCGCCGAAGGGCGACCGTTCCGCGCCGGCGTCTCCCTCGCCGACCCGGCGACAGCCGTATTCGCCGAGGGCATCGAGGCGCGCCTCCGGGAGAGCGGCCTCTGCGTCGACATGGTCCGCTACCGCGTCGGGCCGTCGATCGCCGCCCACACCGGTCCGGGAACCGCGGGCGGATTCTGGTATCCGATCGGGGAGTGACGCATCGGCCGGCGCGGCTCGTCGATACTGGCACCATGACCGGCACCGAAGCCGACACCATCGCAACCATTCCCCTGCCCGCATCGATTCGGACGTTGTGGCGCGTCCTCGCGGCC
This is a stretch of genomic DNA from Acidimicrobiales bacterium. It encodes these proteins:
- a CDS encoding DegV family protein, whose translation is MIALVTDSASQIPPELAERLTVEVVPVVVSVDGVDHREGVDIHADDFWERFAGADLPEVATSQPSPGEIAEVYRRAIQAGATEIVSVHVGAEHSGTLNAARLAADTVDVAVHLVDSRTASFGVTCCVWEAAAALAAGASAAAAAERARATAPTIGTTFIIQALDFARKGGRLSGQLAEDHDGVMVLGGVGGVIDLLATGHSIDELCDQMVAPFLAEGRPFRAGVSLADPATAVFAEGIEARLRESGLCVDMVRYRVGPSIAAHTGPGTAGGFWYPIGE